DNA from Desulfarculus baarsii DSM 2075:
TTTACGTTCTCCCATCGGGCCGGGCCGCCCGCTTATGGTCAAAATGTTGACGGCTATCGGCGATGGCCGCCGGCCGCCCCAAGAAAATATGACCGCCGGGGCCGTTCGTCAAGCGGAGGTTGGCGGCTTTCAGGCCCGGGCGCTGAAGCCTTCGGCGTAGAGTTGGCGCAGGCGCATGACTTTTTGCAGATAGGCGCGGGTCTCGGCCGGCGGACGGCCCTGGCGCTCCACGTTGGATGGCCCCCAGTTGTAGGCCATCAGGGCCTTGTCCACGCTGCCGTCGAAGCGTGAAAGCATCTGGCCCAGATAGCGCACGCCGCCGTCGACGTTCTGCTCGGGGTCGTAGGGATCGCTGACGCCCAGATCGCGGGCGGTCTCTGGCATGAGCTGCATCAGGCCCATGGCCCCGGCCGGCGAGGTGCTCGCGGGGTTGAAATCGCTTTCGGCGGTGACCACGGCGCGGGCCAGGTGGGGATCGACGCCGTGCCGCCTGGCCGCGCGCACCACGATGTCGTCAAGCTTTTGGCGATAGGCCCGCTGGGCCAGGCCCGGTTGCGGCGCGGCTGGCGTCAAGTTTTCGTCTTCGGCCGCTGGTTCGGCGTTGACCTGGGGCGCGGCT
Protein-coding regions in this window:
- a CDS encoding lytic transglycosylase domain-containing protein gives rise to the protein MAIAPTSGVSTNRPISGATASGQGHDLAALIRAASQRGDEKLLAKLAELMINQSAIRIGGGGAPSAAAQAPPAGQTAGARAKLYGLAPDTAVEVSSPAQAAPQVNAEPAAEDENLTPAAPQPGLAQRAYRQKLDDIVVRAARRHGVDPHLARAVVTAESDFNPASTSPAGAMGLMQLMPETARDLGVSDPYDPEQNVDGGVRYLGQMLSRFDGSVDKALMAYNWGPSNVERQGRPPAETRAYLQKVMRLRQLYAEGFSARA